The genomic segment TCGTATCGTATCCGCTCCGCTATGGGACTCCGCATACGTCACCGCATCACGCAGTGAACCGGCACCGGCATCGTTGGTATTGATGACTAATAGCGGATCGATAAACGGCGCAGAAAATCCCGACGTCTGTTCATTATATTCCTGAATCGCTGTATAGCGTGTACCTCCGACAGGTGTTACGTTGGCGGTCCAGTTACCGGAGCCATCCGCACGAACCGTATCTAAGAAATATTCACCTTGATCGGCAGAATCGGCGTAAACGTACACTAGCGCATTACTGTTTGCCGTACCGGCAACTATTCCTCCATACGTCCCCAATGTAATCGTAGGAGGATTTATACCCTGCTGCGCACCACCGCTGATATCAATACCGCCGCCGACGTTTTTATAAATAAAATTGTCGACAAGCAAATTACTGTCAGTTTGTGCACCTTGAATAGTAATACCAAAGTTTCCGTTGTATGCAATGTGATTTGAATCAATTAGATTATTAGATGGATAAGAAAATCCATTATCGATAAGTACGATACCGTTCTGCGAATTGCCGATTGGGCCATATTGCATACCGATATTGTTACTAAAGATAGTATTGCCAAATGACAACTCTTCAATACGAATGCCATCGCCTGTATTTCCGGTTATCGAATTTCCTTCGACCCAAGCATTGGAATGATTAAAAAGTACAACACCGGCAGTGCCATTAGCGCGTTGAATCGTGCCTGTAACGTCAAGACCAATACTGTTTGCTTGAATTTTCACTTTACGACCATATACAACCTGAATTCCAGTAAATGAATTTCCTGAAATATAATTACTCGTTATTTCAGTGCTATCTGATACGGTATAGATACCATATCCTGTATTTCCGATAGCGTTGTCACCATTGACATCAAGACCAACGAAATTGCCTGCGATACGTGTTCGACTAAAATTATAAATACCATGACCTGAATTACCGGAAATAACATTGCGCCCTCCGACAGAACCGTCACCGATTTCATTATCCACTCCATCCTGAATGGAAATACCGGCGTTAGAATTCGGAACAGCTGTCGTACCTGCGAGATCAAGCCCGATCAAATTGCTGCGTACTAAGTTACTATCCGTGCCAACATCTTCTATGGATATACCGAAATTGCTATTGCCGGAAATAATGTTTCTACCTGAGACCGTTGCGTTCCCGATATTAGCGTGCGTTGTTCCGTTGTTTAACCGGACACCAAAGCTGTTGCCTACGGCTGCGTTTCCAGACGCGTTGACACCAATATAGTTTTGCAATACTAGTGTGGAATCGGCGTCGCTCAACACGATACCACCGTCAGGATTACCCGATATGATATTGGCCTCAGCCGGAGCCGACAAACCAATTTGATTTTTTATACTTCCGCTTATGTAAACACCGCTTCCAATACCCAGTGCCGTGGTACCGTCTGCACCGACACCGATATAGTTACCGGCAATGAGATTAAAATTGGAATTATTTGTAATAAGTACATGCGAAGCCATATCAGCGCCGCTACCACCGGCACCCATCACATTGCGCCCACCTGCGGTACCGTCTCCGATGATATTGTGATTGGATTGATTATCCAGCGTAATACTTGAACCCCCACCGCCGCCGGATTGGTTGGCCAAAGCCATATTACCATAGACATCCACACCAAGGTAATTGCCTAAGATTGCATTATATGTTGCACTATCGAGATAAATCCCTGCGCCGTTAAGATTAGCTTGCGAATTATCGACAATCACATTTCCGGAGCCAACCGCTGTACCGCCGATCGTATTGGCGTGAGCACGTAATAAGTGAATTCCGTATCCTTGATTGCCGAGTGCCCCGGTTCCGAGAGAATCCAAGCCGATAAAGTTGCCGGTCACGATGTTACTATCTGATTCGACACGAATACCATTCCGACCGTTGCCGGAAATAACGTTATATGATCCGCCGACACCGCCGATACGATTGTATCGTGCTTGATTGCGTATCATAACACCGTCCGAACTGTTGCCTGATTCCGTAATACCGTCGGCCGTACCGATGAAATTACCATAAACGATATTCGAGTCCGTCCCGAGCCCCTCAATCAGAATACCGAATCCTGTAAACGCGTCCGTATTGTTATAAATATAATTTCGACCTGCGATGGTGCCATCACCGATACGGTTATGGTGCGCGCCATTGAAAATATTAACACCATCATTATTATTATATATTCGGCAACCGACGATAAGGTTGTATGCGCCTCCGTTAATATCAATACCGCTCGCCATCGAACCAAAACCGGTAATATTCAAATTACGAATTTCGTTGTAATTCGAATTAATCGTCAAACCGATAGGTACATTAAACGGGGCACCGTTTAATGTGATATCCGGTAAACCATTCATATCAATATCACCGTCAATCACTGTCGAATCATCTGTGATATCGGGCAGCATTGTAGCAGGAAAAATAGTTTGCCCCACCATCGGTACATCAAAACGAATGGTATCAGGCCCGGCATGCGAATTGGCATAGTTGATTGCAAAACGCAAACTTCCCGTGCCGGAATTATTGTTATTGGCAACGAGTGTCGGATCCGTTAAGCCAAACGGCCATGTATTAACGGCAAAACCGGACGTGTTACCGGCACTATCTTGTGTAGCCGTTATGTTATAGCCAAAATAATTACGTAAGGCCAGGCGAACATCACCAAGATAACCGCCCGATGCATCGGCAAATCCTGTAATCAAAGGGATTTCACCCTGAGATCCGGCATCCGCAAAAACTTGAATGTATGCACCCGGGGCCGCCTGTATTGCAATCGTCGAATCTTCAAACATGGCCTCAATACGCGGCGGTGCAACGCCACCCTGCGATCCAGAAACGTAATTGATACCACCCAAAGTATTGGCAAATAAGACATTCTGATCCAATTGATTACTATCCGCATCACTGGCTCCGTCCGCTTCGACGCCATAAAAACCGTTGTGTGCGATGATATTTGCGTTAAAATAATTACCGGTGGTATTAAAAGAAGGGATCGAATAAAGGCTGATACCATTTTGTCCGTTACCTCGGATCAGGGATCCGTCAGCTCCGACTCCGATGTAATTATTGCGAATCAAATTATTTTCTGCCTTGGCAGCCGTAGCAATGATACGTATACCATGGCCCGCGTTCGAAGAAATAATATTACGACCGGAGGCCGCTCCGTTTCCTATGAAATTAGCGCTGGACTGCTGGAGTATTATCCCGGTACCTCCGTTGGCAAACGTAGCCACTCCTGCCGTTCCGAGACCAATAACATTCTTATATATTTCATTGGAATCCGAAGATGAAAAAATCAAACCGTCGTTGGTATTTCCCGAAATGGTATTACCCAGCGATTCGCCTATTTTATTATACTTCGAAGAAGACATAAAAATACCGGCGCTGTTGGGACGCACAAGATTTCCAGCCGCATTCAAACCGATAATATTGTTATCTACAATACGGTACATACCACCGGTAATATACATGCCCTCGCTGTTGTTTGAAGCCACCACGTTATCTCGTACGATGGTATATTCGTCGTTCGTCAACGATACACCATAGCTTTGATTACCAAGCGCTGTGTTCCCATTGGCGCCGAGGCCGATATAGTTTCCGGTAATGCGAACACTGTCGCCACCGCTAACTCCGACACCGAACGTGGTATTATCGGAAATCACATTACGCCCGCCAATCGTGCCATCGCCTATCCATATATTATTGGATGTGGACACGGAAACGCCCGCGTTGTTTCCCAACGACGCATTGCCGGTCACATCAGTTCCTATATAATTACCTAAAACCCATATTGAATCCGTGTTGGTTATCTGAATACCAAAACTCAGATTACCGGAAATCAGGTTTCCACCAGGCACTGTACCGTCGCCGATGTGATGGAATCTTGAGTTTGGCCCAATAGAAATACCATTACTACCTCCGAGTCCGTTGAGTCCATCTTTGTCGGTACCTATCTTGTTCCCGATAATGGTAAACCCATTGATAGGAAAGGAAAATGCACTATTAAGTTGGATAGCGTTGGTATTACCGTTAATCACATTATTCTTGATCGTCCAGCCTTGTTGAGTAATACGATAAGTAACATAAATGCCGTTGCCTGGACGCAATGCGACAGTGCCCGAAGCATTCGTACCGATCAGATTATCTAAAATCATCGTCGTATCCACCGTAGCATCGGAACCACCGTAAATACCCGTTCCACCGCCCGCGATAACATTACGGAACACTTTGTTATCTTCCGCCGTCAACGTGATCCCTTGCGCATTCGCACTGATAAGCCCGAAATGGTTATACTGAATCGTTGTGAACGGCGCATCACTTATGATTCCATTGGAAGTAAATCCGTCTATATGAAATCCCTGTATGGTGACACGAAGCGCCGTCGCGGACAAATTAAAACCATTAGAAGTACTTCCCTGCCCGTCTAAAAATATATTGGGCAAACTATCATTATTAATATCGGCATTGATAAACGTAGAGTCGTCTGTCAACATTGGAAGAGCCGATGCAAGTGAGATGGTAGCTCCATCAATATTAGTTGCAAAACGAATCGTATCGGCACCCGGATTAGCATTGGCAAAATTGATAGCCGATCGTAACGTACCAACGCCATTGTCAAGAATCGACGTAACAAGCAGCGGCATGGCACCCGACGCGGTAAACGTCGGACCGTTAATCAACGTACCGTCATTATCACCGGCCGTAACATCGTATGTCGTCGTACCACTGGATTCATCAAAGTGCCAAAGCCCGGCAAGGCCTGCTTCATCACCACGAAGAGGTTTGTGCATATCCGCCACAATTTCCGATTGTGTGCGTGCCACATTCCACACTCGCACTTCGTCAATTTCTCCATTCCAAGCACGACCGGGAAAACTATAATTATTTCCGATCCAAATCGGCGCATCCGATAAATCAATCGGACCCGAAGCGCCTGAAATACCATCCAATTCACCATCCACATAAAGACGCAGTTCGGAATTTCCTATATCGTACACCCCTGCTACGTGATGCCATAACCCATCGGCAACATCTTTGGAGCCACTGACGTTACCGGGGCCTGACGCAGCAAAATACAATGCGTTTGTCGCGTTATTACGCGTCAAGCGATACGTATTATCACCTTTGGTGACAATCGCTTGCCACACTTGATCAAAGCTATTGACACGAATCCAAGCTTCCAGCGTTACTGAATTTGTAAAATCAAAAGCCGCTTCGTTGGCGATTTCCACATACGAGCTACCATTGAAAACAAGCGAATTTCCGGCACCGGCCGCTGGAATTGCAACATCTTGGTTGGAGTAAGCACCTTGTGCCGTTCCGGCATTTACGGCGGCTACGCGGTAATACTGAAATGTTCCGTTAGCAACGGTTATCGTTTTCGAGGTATCAGAGATACCTCCTGTAGTCGAATCAATTTGGGCTGTCGGATTGGGCGCGGGGCCTGCAAAAATACGATATTTGATAATATCATCTTCCGCACCCTTTCT from the bacterium genome contains:
- a CDS encoding right-handed parallel beta-helix repeat-containing protein translates to MGRVLQASGNFTFLSNEKTFIFVNKVTQQIATFAVSWILCFWLLGLVTVPKSYSQTISGPRMYYAQNTNPSPVIKAKLDGSSGQTVHSGLVQPWSIALDIAGGKMYYTLYGGGQVRRANLDGSGDELLFSSSGARGLGLDIAAQKIYWTSWFGGTVHRGNFDGTGMETLVSGLSSPTGLAVDVAGGKIYYSDNTNIRRANLDGTSQQNLYTETFVWGLVLDARTQKIYWGNQNFDQIKNAPMSGGSPTVISTNSGFDQNVLAIDTIADKLYYATGLSTKQIRRINLDGSGDELLLTLPNEGRGIALDLRNHPPTAPSGFFAMGQNNSIVLKWRKGAEDDIIKYRIFAGPAPNPTAQIDSTTGGISDTSKTITVANGTFQYYRVAAVNAGTAQGAYSNQDVAIPAAGAGNSLVFNGSSYVEIANEAAFDFTNSVTLEAWIRVNSFDQVWQAIVTKGDNTYRLTRNNATNALYFAASGPGNVSGSKDVADGLWHHVAGVYDIGNSELRLYVDGELDGISGASGPIDLSDAPIWIGNNYSFPGRAWNGEIDEVRVWNVARTQSEIVADMHKPLRGDEAGLAGLWHFDESSGTTTYDVTAGDNDGTLINGPTFTASGAMPLLVTSILDNGVGTLRSAINFANANPGADTIRFATNIDGATISLASALPMLTDDSTFINADINNDSLPNIFLDGQGSTSNGFNLSATALRVTIQGFHIDGFTSNGIISDAPFTTIQYNHFGLISANAQGITLTAEDNKVFRNVIAGGGTGIYGGSDATVDTTMILDNLIGTNASGTVALRPGNGIYVTYRITQQGWTIKNNVINGNTNAIQLNSAFSFPINGFTIIGNKIGTDKDGLNGLGGSNGISIGPNSRFHHIGDGTVPGGNLISGNLSFGIQITNTDSIWVLGNYIGTDVTGNASLGNNAGVSVSTSNNIWIGDGTIGGRNVISDNTTFGVGVSGGDSVRITGNYIGLGANGNTALGNQSYGVSLTNDEYTIVRDNVVASNNSEGMYITGGMYRIVDNNIIGLNAAGNLVRPNSAGIFMSSSKYNKIGESLGNTISGNTNDGLIFSSSDSNEIYKNVIGLGTAGVATFANGGTGIILQQSSANFIGNGAASGRNIISSNAGHGIRIIATAAKAENNLIRNNYIGVGADGSLIRGNGQNGISLYSIPSFNTTGNYFNANIIAHNGFYGVEADGASDADSNQLDQNVLFANTLGGINYVSGSQGGVAPPRIEAMFEDSTIAIQAAPGAYIQVFADAGSQGEIPLITGFADASGGYLGDVRLALRNYFGYNITATQDSAGNTSGFAVNTWPFGLTDPTLVANNNNSGTGSLRFAINYANSHAGPDTIRFDVPMVGQTIFPATMLPDITDDSTVIDGDIDMNGLPDITLNGAPFNVPIGLTINSNYNEIRNLNITGFGSMASGIDINGGAYNLIVGCRIYNNNDGVNIFNGAHHNRIGDGTIAGRNYIYNNTDAFTGFGILIEGLGTDSNIVYGNFIGTADGITESGNSSDGVMIRNQARYNRIGGVGGSYNVISGNGRNGIRVESDSNIVTGNFIGLDSLGTGALGNQGYGIHLLRAHANTIGGTAVGSGNVIVDNSQANLNGAGIYLDSATYNAILGNYLGVDVYGNMALANQSGGGGGSSITLDNQSNHNIIGDGTAGGRNVMGAGGSGADMASHVLITNNSNFNLIAGNYIGVGADGTTALGIGSGVYISGSIKNQIGLSAPAEANIISGNPDGGIVLSDADSTLVLQNYIGVNASGNAAVGNSFGVRLNNGTTHANIGNATVSGRNIISGNSNFGISIEDVGTDSNLVRSNLIGLDLAGTTAVPNSNAGISIQDGVDNEIGDGSVGGRNVISGNSGHGIYNFSRTRIAGNFVGLDVNGDNAIGNTGYGIYTVSDSTEITSNYISGNSFTGIQVVYGRKVKIQANSIGLDVTGTIQRANGTAGVVLFNHSNAWVEGNSITGNTGDGIRIEELSFGNTIFSNNIGMQYGPIGNSQNGIVLIDNGFSYPSNNLIDSNHIAYNGNFGITIQGAQTDSNLLVDNFIYKNVGGGIDISGGAQQGINPPTITLGTYGGIVAGTANSNALVYVYADSADQGEYFLDTVRADGSGNWTANVTPVGGTRYTAIQEYNEQTSGFSAPFIDPLLVINTNDAGAGSLRDAVTYAESHSGADTIR